A single genomic interval of Paracoccus contaminans harbors:
- the rplC gene encoding 50S ribosomal protein L3: MMRTGIIAKKLGMTRLFLEDGRQVPVTVLQLDNVQVIAQRTQATDGYVAVQLGAGDAKAKRVSAPMRGHFAKANVAPKRKIVEFRVTEENLVPVGEEIIAAHYFAGQFVDIAGTSIGKGFAGAMKRHNFGGLRATHGVSISHRSHGSTGQCQDPGKVFKGKKMAGHMGAVRVTTQNLQVVKTDADRGLIMVKGSVPGSKGGWVIVKDAVKKPASENTIYPAALRSAEREAKRLAEEAAAQAAAEEEAARLAALEAEAAAQAAALAEAEASIAADKEAADPNADKASDLDGGAAPEGDKE, from the coding sequence ATCATGCGGACAGGTATCATCGCCAAGAAGCTGGGCATGACCCGGCTGTTTCTTGAAGACGGGCGCCAGGTGCCCGTGACCGTGCTGCAGCTGGACAATGTCCAGGTCATCGCGCAGCGCACCCAGGCGACCGACGGCTATGTCGCCGTCCAGCTGGGCGCGGGCGACGCCAAGGCCAAGCGCGTCTCGGCCCCCATGCGCGGCCATTTCGCCAAGGCGAACGTGGCCCCCAAGCGCAAGATCGTCGAGTTCCGCGTGACCGAGGAGAACCTGGTCCCGGTCGGCGAGGAAATCATCGCGGCGCATTATTTCGCGGGCCAGTTCGTGGACATCGCGGGCACCTCGATCGGCAAGGGCTTTGCCGGCGCGATGAAGCGGCACAACTTCGGCGGTCTTCGCGCCACGCACGGCGTGTCGATCAGCCACCGCTCGCACGGCTCGACCGGCCAGTGCCAGGACCCCGGCAAGGTGTTCAAGGGCAAGAAGATGGCCGGCCACATGGGCGCCGTGCGCGTCACCACCCAGAACCTGCAGGTCGTCAAGACCGACGCCGATCGCGGCCTGATCATGGTCAAGGGCTCGGTGCCCGGTTCCAAGGGCGGCTGGGTCATCGTCAAGGACGCGGTGAAGAAGCCCGCCTCCGAGAACACGATCTATCCGGCCGCGCTGCGCTCGGCCGAACGCGAGGCCAAGCGCCTGGCCGAGGAAGCCGCCGCCCAGGCCGCTGCCGAGGAAGAAGCCGCGCGTCTGGCCGCGCTGGAGGCTGAGGCTGCTGCGCAGGCGGCTGCCCTGGCCGAGGCCGAGGCGTCGATCGCTGCCGACAAGGAAGCCGCCGATCCGAATGCCGACAAGGCATCCGATCTGGATGGCGGGGCCGCGCCGGAAGGGGACAAGGAATGA
- a CDS encoding 50S ribosomal protein L23 translates to MAAKPEHYDVIVKPIITEKATLAGELSNAVTFEVAKAATKPQIREAVETLFNVKVKAVNTVVTKGKVKRFKGRPGVRSDVKKAYVMLEAGNSIDVNTGL, encoded by the coding sequence ATGGCTGCGAAACCCGAACATTACGACGTGATCGTCAAGCCGATCATCACCGAAAAGGCGACGCTGGCGGGCGAGCTGTCCAACGCCGTCACCTTCGAAGTGGCCAAGGCCGCCACCAAGCCGCAGATCCGCGAGGCGGTCGAGACGCTGTTCAATGTCAAGGTCAAGGCGGTCAACACCGTGGTGACCAAGGGCAAGGTCAAGCGCTTCAAGGGCCGTCCCGGCGTCCGCTCGGACGTCAAGAAGGCCTATGTGATGCTCGAGGCTGGCAACAGCATCGACGTGAACACCGGGCTGTAA
- the rpsS gene encoding 30S ribosomal protein S19 — translation MARSVWKGPFVDAYVLRKAEKARESGRSDVIKIWSRRSTILPQFVGLTFGVYNGQKHIPVNVTEEMIGQKFGEYSPTRTYYGHAADKKAKRK, via the coding sequence ATGGCACGTTCTGTTTGGAAAGGCCCCTTTGTCGATGCCTATGTCCTGCGCAAGGCGGAAAAGGCACGGGAATCGGGACGCTCGGACGTCATCAAGATCTGGTCGCGCCGCTCGACCATCCTGCCGCAATTCGTCGGCCTGACCTTTGGCGTCTATAACGGCCAGAAGCATATCCCGGTCAACGTGACCGAGGAAATGATCGGCCAGAAATTCGGTGAATATTCGCCGACCCGGACCTATTACGGTCACGCCGCCGACAAGAAAGCGAAAAGGAAGTAA
- the rpsC gene encoding 30S ribosomal protein S3, giving the protein MGQKVNPIGMRLQVNRTWDSRWFADSKDYGDLLIEDVRIREFIHEEAKQAGISRVIIERPHKKCRVTIHAARPGVIIGRKGADIETLRKKLANFTDSELHLNIVEVRKPELDAQLVAESIAQQLERRVSFRRAMKRAVQNAMRMGALGIRVNVAGRLGGAEIARTEWYREGRVPLHTLRADIDYALSEASTPYGIIGVKVWIFKGEIMEHDPQARDRKAAEAQDGPSPRGPRRDRDDRPAR; this is encoded by the coding sequence ATGGGACAGAAGGTAAACCCCATCGGGATGCGCCTGCAGGTCAACCGGACCTGGGACAGCCGCTGGTTTGCGGACAGCAAGGATTACGGCGACCTGCTGATCGAGGATGTGCGCATCCGCGAGTTCATCCACGAGGAAGCCAAGCAGGCCGGCATCAGCCGCGTCATCATCGAGCGTCCGCACAAGAAGTGCCGCGTGACGATCCATGCCGCCCGTCCGGGCGTCATCATCGGCCGCAAGGGCGCCGATATCGAGACGCTGCGCAAGAAGCTGGCGAACTTCACCGATTCGGAGCTGCACCTCAACATCGTCGAGGTCCGCAAGCCCGAGCTGGACGCTCAGCTCGTCGCCGAATCGATCGCCCAGCAGCTTGAGCGCCGGGTTTCGTTCCGCCGCGCGATGAAGCGTGCGGTGCAGAACGCGATGCGCATGGGTGCCCTGGGCATCCGCGTGAACGTCGCGGGCCGCCTCGGCGGCGCCGAGATCGCGCGGACGGAATGGTACCGCGAAGGCCGGGTGCCGCTGCACACGCTGCGCGCCGACATTGATTATGCGCTGTCGGAAGCATCGACCCCTTACGGGATCATCGGCGTCAAGGTCTGGATCTTCAAGGGCGAGATCATGGAACACGATCCGCAGGCCCGCGACCGCAAGGCCGCCGAGGCCCAGGACGGTCCGTCCCCCCGCGGCCCGCGCCGCGACCGCGACGACCGTCCGGCGCGCTGA
- the rpsJ gene encoding 30S ribosomal protein S10, which yields MQSQTIRIRLKAFDYRVLDASTAEIVNTAKRTGAQVRGPIPLPNKIEKFTVLRGPHIDKKSRDQWEIRTHKRMLDIVDPTPQTVDALMKLDLAAGVDVEIKV from the coding sequence ATGCAAAGCCAGACCATCCGTATCCGGCTCAAGGCGTTCGATTATCGCGTGCTGGACGCCAGCACCGCCGAGATCGTCAACACCGCCAAGCGCACCGGCGCTCAGGTTCGCGGCCCGATCCCGCTGCCGAACAAGATCGAGAAATTCACCGTCCTGCGCGGTCCGCATATCGACAAGAAGTCGCGCGACCAGTGGGAAATCCGCACGCACAAGCGGATGCTGGACATCGTGGATCCCACGCCCCAGACGGTTGACGCCCTGATGAAGCTCGACCTCGCCGCCGGCGTGGATGTCGAGATCAAGGTGTAA
- the rplN gene encoding 50S ribosomal protein L14, translating to MIQMQTNLDVADNSGARRVQCIKVLGGSHRRYASVGDIIVVSVKEAIPRGRVKKGDVRKAVVVRTAKEVKREDGTSIRFDANAAVILNNQGEPVGTRIFGPVVRELRAKNFMKIISLAPEVL from the coding sequence ATGATCCAGATGCAGACCAACCTGGATGTTGCTGACAACTCCGGCGCGCGCCGGGTGCAGTGCATCAAGGTTCTGGGCGGATCGCATCGGCGCTATGCGTCGGTCGGCGACATCATCGTCGTCTCCGTCAAGGAAGCCATTCCGCGCGGCCGCGTGAAGAAGGGCGACGTGCGCAAGGCCGTCGTCGTGCGCACCGCCAAGGAAGTCAAGCGCGAGGACGGCACCTCGATCCGCTTTGACGCGAACGCCGCCGTCATCCTGAACAACCAAGGCGAGCCGGTCGGCACCCGCATCTTCGGGCCGGTCGTGCGCGAGCTGCGCGCCAAGAACTTCATGAAGATCATCTCGCTTGCGCCGGAGGTGCTGTGA
- the rplB gene encoding 50S ribosomal protein L2, whose protein sequence is MALKSYKPTTPGQRGLVLIDRSELWKGRPVKTLTEGLTKTGGRNNTGRVTMWHKGGGAKRLYRIVDFKRTKFDVPATVERIEYDPNRTAFIALVKYEDGEQAYILAPQRLAVGDKVIASKKADIKPGNAMPFSGMPIGTIVHNVELKPGKGGQLARSAGAYAQFVGRDGGYAQIRLSSGELRLVRQECMATIGAVSNPDHSNQNLGKAGRKRHMGVRPTVRGVAMNPIDHPHGGGEGRTSGGRHPVTPWGKPTKGKRTRSNKATDKYILRSRHAKKKGR, encoded by the coding sequence ATGGCACTCAAGTCGTATAAGCCGACGACGCCTGGCCAGCGCGGGCTGGTACTGATCGACCGTTCGGAGCTTTGGAAAGGCCGCCCCGTCAAGACCCTGACCGAGGGTCTGACCAAGACGGGCGGCCGGAACAATACCGGGCGCGTCACCATGTGGCACAAAGGCGGCGGGGCCAAGCGGCTCTACCGCATCGTCGATTTCAAGCGCACCAAGTTCGATGTCCCCGCGACGGTCGAGCGGATCGAATATGATCCCAACCGCACGGCCTTCATCGCGCTGGTGAAATACGAGGACGGCGAGCAGGCCTATATCCTCGCGCCCCAGCGTCTGGCGGTGGGCGACAAGGTGATCGCCTCGAAGAAGGCCGATATCAAGCCGGGCAACGCCATGCCCTTCAGCGGCATGCCGATCGGCACGATCGTCCACAATGTCGAGCTGAAGCCGGGCAAGGGCGGGCAGCTGGCCCGTTCGGCCGGCGCCTATGCGCAGTTCGTCGGCCGCGACGGCGGCTATGCCCAGATCCGCCTGTCCTCGGGCGAGCTGCGGCTGGTCCGTCAGGAATGCATGGCCACCATCGGCGCCGTGTCGAACCCCGACCATTCCAACCAGAACCTCGGCAAGGCCGGGCGCAAGCGCCATATGGGCGTGCGCCCGACCGTCCGCGGCGTCGCGATGAACCCGATCGACCACCCGCATGGCGGCGGCGAGGGCCGCACCTCGGGCGGCCGGCACCCGGTTACCCCGTGGGGCAAGCCGACCAAGGGCAAGCGCACCCGTTCCAACAAGGCGACCGACAAGTACATCCTGCGGTCGCGCCACGCCAAGAAGAAGGGGCGCTGA
- the rpsQ gene encoding 30S ribosomal protein S17: MPKRILQGRVTSDKNEQTITVLVERRFKHPLLHKTVRSSKKYRAHDALNQFKVGDTVRIVECAPISKTKRWTVLTDQSAAALTTAAADQA; this comes from the coding sequence ATGCCGAAACGCATTCTTCAGGGCCGCGTCACCAGCGACAAGAACGAGCAGACGATCACCGTTCTGGTCGAGCGGCGCTTCAAGCATCCGCTGCTGCACAAGACCGTGCGGTCGTCCAAGAAATACCGGGCGCATGACGCTCTGAACCAGTTCAAGGTCGGCGATACCGTCCGCATCGTCGAATGCGCGCCGATTTCCAAGACCAAGCGCTGGACGGTCCTGACGGACCAGTCGGCTGCTGCCCTGACCACTGCTGCGGCAGATCAGGCCTGA
- the rpmC gene encoding 50S ribosomal protein L29, producing MKAAELKDKTPEQLREQLVALKKEAFNLRFQQATGQIESTARMRAVRKDVARVLTVMNQKAAAAAQSN from the coding sequence ATGAAAGCCGCCGAACTGAAGGACAAGACGCCCGAACAGCTGCGCGAGCAGCTGGTCGCGCTGAAGAAGGAGGCGTTCAACCTGCGCTTCCAGCAGGCCACCGGCCAGATCGAATCGACCGCCCGCATGCGCGCCGTCCGCAAGGACGTGGCCCGCGTTCTGACCGTCATGAACCAGAAGGCCGCTGCCGCGGCCCAGTCGAACTGA
- the rplP gene encoding 50S ribosomal protein L16 yields MLQPKRTKFRKQFKGRIHGEAKGGFNLNFGSYALKATEPERVTARQIEAARRAITRHMKRQGRVWIRIFPDVPVSSKPTEVRMGKGKGSIDFWAARVHPGRIMFEIDGVDDEIAREALRLGAQKLPVLTRIVHREDW; encoded by the coding sequence ATGCTGCAACCGAAACGGACCAAGTTCCGCAAACAATTCAAGGGCCGCATCCATGGCGAGGCCAAGGGCGGGTTCAACCTGAACTTCGGCTCCTACGCGCTGAAGGCGACCGAGCCCGAGCGCGTCACCGCGCGCCAGATCGAGGCGGCCCGCCGCGCGATCACCCGCCACATGAAGCGTCAGGGCCGGGTCTGGATCCGGATTTTCCCGGACGTGCCGGTTTCCTCGAAACCGACCGAGGTGCGGATGGGTAAGGGCAAGGGTTCGATCGATTTCTGGGCGGCCCGCGTCCATCCCGGCCGGATCATGTTCGAGATCGACGGCGTCGATGACGAGATCGCCCGCGAAGCCCTGCGCCTTGGCGCGCAGAAGCTGCCCGTCCTGACCCGGATCGTGCACCGCGAAGATTGGTAA